The Novosphingobium sp. Gsoil 351 genome contains the following window.
TACCCAAAGCGCGGACCACTTGGACCACTGTCCTGAGGGAAATTTTCCCCCTGGATGCGGAGGCGCCATTTTGCACGGTGCGGGAGGCGGGAAACAAAGACGTGACCATCAGGCGCGGCACCTAGCACCTTTTGGCGATGTAGGAAAACGGGGTGCAAGGAACGGGCGGCTCGGCGGCCCCCGGAGGCGTTTGCCGAACCAGTCCTCCCTTGCGGGCCCCGTTGGGGAAATGGCTGGAAAACCTCGTCCGACCGGCGCACTGTGGCCGTGTCTGGTCCTGGGGACGCCGAATGCAATACGCCGACCTCGCGGGCGATTTGCCGCGCGATTCCGCAGTCGAAAAGCAGGCTTCCGCTGGCCGCGTGGCTGCGCAAGGCGCGCGGTTCGCGTTCTCGCTCATCGGGGGTCAGCACCAATTCTGGCACGCGGCGCCCGTTGCTGCAGCGCTTTCGCGCATGCCCAACACTCGCGTGGAGTGTTTCGTGATCGATTCCGAGGACCAGGCCGCGCTGGCGGAGATGCTAGCGGCGCTCGGATCGGGTCCTGTCGAGATCGTCGTCATGACCCTGCCGCGTGCGCTCGAGCGCGGGCTTGCGGCGCTGCGGCGAACGCGCAGTTCTCCGCTCAAGGCGCTGCGGCTGGTTTGGTGGGCGCGCGCCATGCGTTCGGCCAGCGTCATCGTGACCGTGGAACGCACGTCGACGCTGCTGAAGCAGATTCCGGGCCGGTGCCCGCCGCTCGCACACATTCCGCATGGGGTGGGCGGCGCTCGCCGGGCGAAGGGAATGGACCCGCGCTTCGCCAAGTTCGATCGGGTTTTGCTGGCTGGCGAAGCGGACCGCCGCTCGACGCTGGAACACGGACTGCTACCGGCCGACGCGGTTGCCGTGGTCGGCCACGTCAAGCTCGACGGTTTGCGCCGTGCCGGTCGGCTCAAGCGCCGCCCGCTTCTTCCCGGACCCAAACCGACGGTGCTCTACAATCCGCACTTCGACGCTCAACGGGGGTCGTGGCAATGGGCCGGGCCACAGATCGTTGGGCAAATTCGGGCGAGCGGCCGCTTCAATCTGATCACGGCTCCGCACGTCAGGCTGTTCGAGGGGGCGAGCGCAGCCGAACGCGCCGCGTTCCGCGACCAATCGGACGGAACCCACGCCCTGTTCGACCCGGGGTCCGAGCGTTCGATCGATATGACCTACACGCTGGCCGGCGACATCTATCTTGGTGAATTCAGCAGCCAGCTCTACGAGTTTCTGGTCATTCCCCGGCCATGCGTGTTCATCGACATCAAGGGCGATGGCGGTGCGGGGGACAGCAAGTTGCCCGACATGTGGCGCTGCGGCGAAACGGTGACCCGGGTCGAGGATGTCGTCCCCGCGCTCGATCGCGCCATTGCCCGTCATGGCGAGTTTCTGGCCCAGCAAGAAGCGTTGGTGCGCGACGGTTATGGCGACCAATCGGTCAGCGCGTCCGAACGAGCCGCCCAGGAACTGATCGAGATGGCCGGGCTGGCAGCCTAAAGGTGCCGAGCGGCAACGCACGGTCGCGGGTCGGGTCCGCCCGCAACGCAGCTTCCATCAAGGTTCGCCGATCACGCTCGGGTCGGAAACGACCAGGCATCCGTCAGCTTCGTCGCAGCCTCGATGTCGTTCAGAAAATCGACTTCGCCCCAGCCCATCCCCTCGATCGAGACCGTGCCGACCTTGCCGGTGGGGGCGAGACCGTCGATGACCTTGAGGTACCAGTGCTGGACCCCCTCGGGGGTGCGCATCGCGGCGCGCACCGCTTCGCGAAACAGCGCCGCGCCTTCGCCGCGGAAGGCAAGGAAGCCGATGGATTCGGCGTCGCTTTGGGCCGCGGTCAGGGTCTTGCCGATGCGCTCCAGGCGGCCGGTGGCGGGGTCGCGGGTGACTTTCATGTCATCGCTGTCGTAGGCGGGCTTGACGTCCACCGTTACCGCGATCGGCCAGTCCGAACCGACCTGGACCTTGGCCACGATTTCCTCGCTGACCAACGTATCGCCGTTGAGGATTAGGAAATCGCCGTCCATCGCGTCGCGGGCGATCCAGCAACTGCCGAGATTGTCGGCCACCTTGTAGAACGGGTTGAACCTGCTGGTAATTTCCACCCGGGGATCTTGGAGCGCCGCCAACTCGGCATCGACCATGTCGGTCATGAAACCGGTGACAACGTCGATCCGCTTGACCCCTCCGCGCGCGAGCATCTCGATCTGCCAGGCGAGCAGCGATCGGCCCGAGAACTCGATCAGGCACTTGGGCCGCTCGGCGGTGAGCGGGAGCATTCGGCTGCCCTGGCCGGCGCTGAGCAGAATGGCGTGTTCGATCATGGGGGGCGTTTAGCGGAGTGGGCGGGAGCATCAACCATCCATCCAGTACCGGCGGGTAGCGTGGGTAGGGACCGAGCGTGGACGCTTGCGCCCCGCGCCGCCCTCCGCCACATGGCGGCGGATGGTTCGAGGTCGCGTTCCCACCCTGCCGAAGTCCCCGATCGGGCGGATCTTCGCCAACACCGCTTGGCTGCTCGGCGGCAAGGGGTTCGGCGCGGTGTTCGGAATCGCGTATCTCGCGATCCTCACCCGCAGCCTGGGTCTGAAGGGGTTCG
Protein-coding sequences here:
- a CDS encoding glycosyl transferase codes for the protein MQYADLAGDLPRDSAVEKQASAGRVAAQGARFAFSLIGGQHQFWHAAPVAAALSRMPNTRVECFVIDSEDQAALAEMLAALGSGPVEIVVMTLPRALERGLAALRRTRSSPLKALRLVWWARAMRSASVIVTVERTSTLLKQIPGRCPPLAHIPHGVGGARRAKGMDPRFAKFDRVLLAGEADRRSTLEHGLLPADAVAVVGHVKLDGLRRAGRLKRRPLLPGPKPTVLYNPHFDAQRGSWQWAGPQIVGQIRASGRFNLITAPHVRLFEGASAAERAAFRDQSDGTHALFDPGSERSIDMTYTLAGDIYLGEFSSQLYEFLVIPRPCVFIDIKGDGGAGDSKLPDMWRCGETVTRVEDVVPALDRAIARHGEFLAQQEALVRDGYGDQSVSASERAAQELIEMAGLAA
- a CDS encoding sugar phosphate nucleotidyltransferase, which produces MIEHAILLSAGQGSRMLPLTAERPKCLIEFSGRSLLAWQIEMLARGGVKRIDVVTGFMTDMVDAELAALQDPRVEITSRFNPFYKVADNLGSCWIARDAMDGDFLILNGDTLVSEEIVAKVQVGSDWPIAVTVDVKPAYDSDDMKVTRDPATGRLERIGKTLTAAQSDAESIGFLAFRGEGAALFREAVRAAMRTPEGVQHWYLKVIDGLAPTGKVGTVSIEGMGWGEVDFLNDIEAATKLTDAWSFPTRA